The Marinobacter bohaiensis genome segment CATCGCCGTACCGGCAAGTGGATCATTGCCACCGCGCCGGAGCAGGAGGCGGCGCTGGAGGCCATCGTCCGGCGGGCGCAGGCGTGCGATGTGCCCCTGGAAACCGCTGATAGCGGGCAGGTTCACAGCGCCCTGCCGGACGTGCGGGCAAGCGCCGGACTGTTCTCGCCTACCACGGGTATCGTCGACAGCCATCAGTTGATGCTGGCGCTGCTGGCGGATTTTGAAGCGGCCGGTGGCATGCTGGTGTGCCGGGCACCGGTCGAGTCGGTGACGTCTGATCGCGATTGCGGTCCTCATCGGGTGGCGGTGTGTGGCGAATCGCCCACGATACTGTCCGCACCGCGCGTGGTGAACGCCGCCGGGCTGGACGCGATTGATCTCCTGGCGCGCTGGTCCGGGTATCCGGAGGCGGTGAGCCCGGCCCAGTACTACGCCCGGGGCGTCTATTTCAGCTACAGCGGGCGTCACCCGTTCGATACGCTGGTCTACCCGGTGCCGGAGCCGGGCGGGCTGGGGGTGCACCTGACGCTGGATCTGGCTGGTCAGGCCCGTTTTGGTCCGGACGTCGAATGGATCGGTTCGGTGGATTATGGGGTGGATCCGGCCCGTGCGTCGGCTTTCGTCCGCTCGATTCAGGGCTGGTGGCCGGGCCTTGAACCGGAACGGTTGCAACCGGCCTACGCGGGCATTCGCCCCAAACTGGGGCCGGCTGACTCGGGTTTTCACGATTTCCTGATCCAGGACGAAAGCACCCACGGGTTATCCGGTGTGGTCCACCTGCTGGGGATCGAATCGCCGGGGCTGACTGCCAGCCTGGCCCTGGCTCGCCGCGTGGGTGAGCGTCTTAACGTGTCGCCAGCGGGGTGACCGGCGTCCGCGCCAGGGCCCAGACCTCAACCGTCTCCACGCCGGCGCGTTTCAGGATGCGGGCAATCTCCTCGATGGTGGCGCCGGTGGTCACCACGTCGTCCACCACGGCGACATGCGCGGGCAGGCTGCCCTGAACCCGGAAGGCGCCGCGCAGGTTGCGTTGGCGCTGCCGCCGTGACAGAGCGGATTGCGGGTTGGCTTGCCGGGTGCGGGTCAGGCTGTTCCTGCGAACCGGAATCGTCAGCCGATCCGAAAGCCAGAGGGCAATTTCCTCCGCCTGATTAAAACCCCGCTGGCGTTGCCGCTCGGCATGCATGGGAACGGGGAGCAGACAGTCTGGATAGCAGGTGCCGGTATTGGCCAGCTGCTCGGCCAGCATTTCCGCGAGCGGCCTTCCGTATACACGTTCCCCCCGATACTTGAAACGGCCGATCAGGCGGTTCACCGGGAACGCGTACAGCCAGGGCGTGCGGACCCGATCGAAGGCCGGAGGGTTGGCCAGGCAGCGCCCGCAACGTTGGGCTCCGGCTTGGCACGTTGCCGTATCCATGGGCAGTGCGCACTGCACGCAGGCGGTTGTGTTCACATCGAGGTCGGCCGTGCAGCCGCAACACAGACCGGGCCCGCTAGTGGGACTCAGGCAGGTGGGGCAGGGATGTTTCGAGGTCCATGCGCCGTTAACCTTTCGTCCAAGTCTGGTTGACAGCTCCCGCAGTGTCCTTATCATGTGCTCAATCCTTGAACAGAAGAAGCGCCGGAGCCGAGTTCCGGCCGCTGACCAAGAACCATACAGGACTTTCCCACATGACCGCATCCGCCATCCGCCACGACTGGACGCTGGCCGAAATCCGCCACTTGCTCGACCTGCCTTTCAACGATCTCGTCTTCAAGGCGCAAAGCGTGCACCGGGAGCATTTCGATCCCAACGAGGTCCAGGTAAGCACCCTGTTGTCGATCAAGACCGGTGCCTGTCCGGAAGACTGCAAGTACTGCCCGCAAAGCGGCCACTACAACACCGGCCTGGAAAAGGAAAAGCTGCTGGAAATCGAGAAGGTGGTGGCCGAAGCCAAGGCGGCGCGGGAAAAAGGGGCGTCGCGTTTCTGCATGGGCGCTGCGTGGCGCAGTCCGTCCAAAAAAGACATGCCTTACGTGCTGGACATGGTGCGCCAGGTCAAGTCCTTGGGCCTGGAAACCTGCATGACCCTGGGCATGCTCAACGAGTCCGAGGCCGGTGAGCTGGCCGACGCGGGGCTGGACTACTACAACCACAACCTCGATACCTCCGAGAAGTACTACAACCACATCATCACCACCCGGACCTATCAGGACCGACTGGTGACCCTGGACAACGTGCGCAAAGCCGGCATGAAGGTCTGTTGCGGCGGCATCATGGGCATGGGCGAGGACGAAGACGACCGTGCCGGGCTGATCCTGCAGCTGGCCAACCTGCCGCAGCATCCGGAGAGCGTGCCCATCAACATGCTGGTCAAGGTTGCCGGTACGCCGCTGGAAGACGTGGAGGATCTGGATCCGTTCGAGTTCGTGCGCACCATCGCGGTGGCGCGGATCGTGATGCCCAAGTCCCACGTGCGCCTGTCCGCCGGTCGCGAGAACATGAACGACCAGATGCAGGCCCTGTGCTTCCTGGCTGGCGCGAATTCCATTTTCTACGGCGAAAAACTGCTGACCACCAACAATCCGGAAGCGGATCACGATCGCCTGCTGTTCAAGCGCCTGGGCATCCGTCCCGAACAGCGCAGCGAGGCCCACACCGACGAGGAACGCGAAGCGGGCCTGATCGACGAGATGGAAAAGGAACGCAACCGGCATCTGTTCTACGATGCCGCCGAACGCCAGTCTGCCTGAGGTCGTCGTGCGGGACTTTCGCGCTGAACTGGAACAACGCCGCCAGGATGGCCTCTATCGCACCCGTCGAGTGGTGGACACGCCACAACAGCCGGACATGGTGGTTGACGGGCAGGGCATGCTGTCGTTCTGCAGCAACGACTATCTGGGGCTGGCCAACCATCCAGAGGCGGTTGCAGCCGCCCGTAACGCCCTGGGCGACACCGGGCTGGGCGGTGGCGCCTCGCACCTGATCTGTGGCCACCACCGTGCCCACCATGAGCTGGAAACGGCGTTGGCGCGCTTTGCCGGCTACGAAGAGGCGATGTTCTTCTCCACCGGCTACATGGCCAATATGGGTGTGATCAGCGCCCTGGCCGGCCGTGGTGATACGATCTTTTCCGACCGTCTGAACCACGCGTCGCTGATCGACGGCTGTATTCTGAGCCGCGCCCGGGTCCGGCGTTACCCGCATTCCGACGTGTCGGCGCTGGCGGCCATGCTGGTGGAGACCGACGGCCACAAGCTGGTGGTGACCGACGGGGTGTTCAGTATGGACGGCGACGTGGCGCCCCTGCCGGAGCTAGTCGCGCTGTGCCGCGAGCACGACGCCCTGCTGGTGGTGGACGACGCCCACGGTTTCGGCTGCCTGGGGCCTCAGGGGCGCGGCAGCGTGGCGCATTTCGGGTTGAGCCCTGAGGATGTGCCGGTCGTTATCGGCACGCTTGGCAAGGGCGTCGGAACCAGTGGCGCGTTTGTGGCATCGTCCGCGCTGATGGTCGACTACCTGGTCCAGAAAGCCCGCACCTACATCTACACGACGGCCATGCCGCCGGCCGTCGCCCGTGCCACCTCCACCAGCCTGCGTCTGGTGGAGCAGGGCGACGACCGACGTGCTCATCTGGGCCGCCTGGTGGCCCGTTTTCGCCGGGAAGCCCGCGCCATGGGCTACACCCTGATGCCGTCCGAAACCCCCATCCAACCCATCCTGCTGGGTGACGCCTGGTCCGCCATGGCGCTGAGCCGTGAACTGGAAGCGCGGGGCATCTGGGTCACGGCCATCCGTCCGCCGACGGTGCCGGAAGGTGAATGCCGCCTGCGCGTCACCTTCAGCGCCGCCCATACCGAGGCTCATCTGGATCGCCTGTTGGGGGCCTTGTCCGACTGCCGTCAACTGCTGTCCGGTTCGGCCGCATGAGGTCCGGAACACGTCCGCTGATGTTGATCAGCGGCTGGGGCGCCCCCGTGTCCATGATCGAGCCCTGGGTGGATGGCAGCACCTACGATGTCACGTCCGTCAGCCTGGATACCTCATCCGTGGGCCCATCCGCGAACGTGGATGAACTGGCCGATCGTTTAATGGAGGGTCGTGATGATCGTCCGTTACTGGTGGGCTGGTCCCTGGGCGGCCTGGTCGCCATGGCGATGGCCCGGCGGGCCCCCGATCGTATTCGCGGTGTGATCACCGTGGCTTCGACCCCCTGTTTCGTGGCCCGTGACGATTGGCCGACCGCCATGCCGCCGGATACCTTCGATCGTTTTCGGCAGGGCCTGGCGCAGAACGCGTCCAGGCAGTGGCGTCGCTTCCTGGGGTTGATGGTCCATGGTCTGGCGGACGACAAAGCCGCTCGTCAGTCGCTTCGACCCTGGCTCGACGCGGGGCCCCAGACCGACGACGTCACGCTGGGGCAGACCCTGGAATGGCTGGCGGACACCGACCAGCGTGACGACTGGGCGAACCCGGCGGTGTCTACCCGGCATCTGTTCGGTGAGCGGGACGCTCTGGTGCCGCCGGCCTGTGCGTCGGCCTTCGGCGGCAACGGAGGGCAGGTGATCCGCAGTATGGCGCATTGGCCGACCGGGCCGGCGTTGTCGCAGGTGGTCCAGGAAATCGAGGAGTTCGATCATGAACATGCCCGTCAGTGATCCGATGGTTAGCCCCTCCGGGTCTGCACTGCGCGGCCGGAAGAGCGTCATCGCCCGGGATTTTGGTGACGCGGCCGCGAGCTATGACCAGGCGGCCCGGTTGCAGAGGGCGATGGGGCAGGCACTGATCGATCGGCTGCCGCCCGACGCCGTCGGGTGTGGCCGGGTGCTGGACCTGGGATGCGGTACCGGGTATTTCCTGCCCGTCCTACAGGCGCATCTGCACCCGCAGCGGCTGACCGGTATTGATCTGTCGCCGGGGATGCTCGAGTACGCCCGGCGCCACCGCAGCGTCGAGGCTGACTGGCTGCTGGCGGATGCCGAATCCGTCCCGCTGCCGGACGCCAGCCAGGACGTCGTTTTCTCCAACCTCATGATTCAGTGGTGTGCCGACCCGGAGCCGGTGTTGCGCGAATGTCGCCGGCTGTTGCGGCCGGGCGGCTGGCTGCTGTGTTCGACACTGCTCGACGGCACCCTGGCGGAGCTGGCCCATGCCTGGGAAACCGTCGATCCGGGGCAGCCCCATGTGAACGATTTCGAGTCGGCGACGGACCTCCGATCGAAGCTCGCGGCCGTCTTCCCCCATGGCGAGCTGCACCAGCGCACGCTGCGCCTGGACTACGCCCATCCCGCCGACCTGCTGCGTGAACTCAAGGCCCTGGGGGCGCACCACAAGGCGCCGGGACGCCGCACGTCGATGACGGGGGCGACCCGCATCCGGCAACTCTACCAACACTACCCCCGGGCATCGGACGGGACCGCGCCAGCCAGCTACGAGGCTGGGTTTCTGGTGGCTCGTCGCGGCCGGGATTGATTGAAAGGAACCCGTCAGACCATGGCAAAGCACTCTTTCTTCGTGACCGGCACGGACACCGGCGTCGGCAAAACGCTGGTGTCGGCGACCCTGCTGCACGCAGCCGCACAGGCCGGACTCCGGACGCTCGCGATGAAGCCCATCGCATCGGGCTGCGAGACCACGCCGGATGGCCTGCGCAACGAGGACGCCCTGGCGCTGCAGGCGGCGATGACCGAATCCCTGCCGTACGACCAGGTGAACCCCATCGCCCTGGAGCCCGCCATTGCGCCCCACATCGCCGCCCAGCAGGCGGGGCGGCAGTTGACCGCGCAACGCCTGGTCGGCCTTTGTCGGGGCCTGCAAATGCGTCCGGCCGACCTGATGCTGATCGAAGGGGCGGGTGGTTGGCGTGTCCCGCTCAACGATCGTGAAACCTATGCCCGGGTGCCGCAGGAGCTGGGTGTGCCGGTTATTCTGGTGGTCCCGCTGCAATTGGGGTGTATTAACCACGCGCTGCTGAGTGTGGAGGCCATTCACCGCGACGGACTCAAGGTCGCGGGCTGGGTGGCCAACCGGATCTCACCGGAGCCCATGTCCATGGAGCCCGAGAATCTGGACTACCTGAAAAGCCACATGCCGGCACCGCTTCTCGGGGAGCTGCCATGGCAGGAAGAGCCCGATGCCCGGGCCCTGGCGAAATGTATACATTTGCAAAACCTGATTGAAATCTGACCAGTGTTTTGCTTGAATGCTGGCATGGTCTAAACCG includes the following:
- a CDS encoding NAD(P)/FAD-dependent oxidoreductase; this translates as MTEDVFSVDAVVIGAGVIGLACARELAQAGQEVVLLEAGPHWGEGTSSRNSEVIHAGLYYPPQSLKAATCIAGKQALYDYCASRRIPHRRTGKWIIATAPEQEAALEAIVRRAQACDVPLETADSGQVHSALPDVRASAGLFSPTTGIVDSHQLMLALLADFEAAGGMLVCRAPVESVTSDRDCGPHRVAVCGESPTILSAPRVVNAAGLDAIDLLARWSGYPEAVSPAQYYARGVYFSYSGRHPFDTLVYPVPEPGGLGVHLTLDLAGQARFGPDVEWIGSVDYGVDPARASAFVRSIQGWWPGLEPERLQPAYAGIRPKLGPADSGFHDFLIQDESTHGLSGVVHLLGIESPGLTASLALARRVGERLNVSPAG
- a CDS encoding ComF family protein, with the protein product MNTTACVQCALPMDTATCQAGAQRCGRCLANPPAFDRVRTPWLYAFPVNRLIGRFKYRGERVYGRPLAEMLAEQLANTGTCYPDCLLPVPMHAERQRQRGFNQAEEIALWLSDRLTIPVRRNSLTRTRQANPQSALSRRQRQRNLRGAFRVQGSLPAHVAVVDDVVTTGATIEEIARILKRAGVETVEVWALARTPVTPLATR
- the bioB gene encoding biotin synthase BioB, encoding MTASAIRHDWTLAEIRHLLDLPFNDLVFKAQSVHREHFDPNEVQVSTLLSIKTGACPEDCKYCPQSGHYNTGLEKEKLLEIEKVVAEAKAAREKGASRFCMGAAWRSPSKKDMPYVLDMVRQVKSLGLETCMTLGMLNESEAGELADAGLDYYNHNLDTSEKYYNHIITTRTYQDRLVTLDNVRKAGMKVCCGGIMGMGEDEDDRAGLILQLANLPQHPESVPINMLVKVAGTPLEDVEDLDPFEFVRTIAVARIVMPKSHVRLSAGRENMNDQMQALCFLAGANSIFYGEKLLTTNNPEADHDRLLFKRLGIRPEQRSEAHTDEEREAGLIDEMEKERNRHLFYDAAERQSA
- the bioF gene encoding 8-amino-7-oxononanoate synthase, which encodes MRDFRAELEQRRQDGLYRTRRVVDTPQQPDMVVDGQGMLSFCSNDYLGLANHPEAVAAARNALGDTGLGGGASHLICGHHRAHHELETALARFAGYEEAMFFSTGYMANMGVISALAGRGDTIFSDRLNHASLIDGCILSRARVRRYPHSDVSALAAMLVETDGHKLVVTDGVFSMDGDVAPLPELVALCREHDALLVVDDAHGFGCLGPQGRGSVAHFGLSPEDVPVVIGTLGKGVGTSGAFVASSALMVDYLVQKARTYIYTTAMPPAVARATSTSLRLVEQGDDRRAHLGRLVARFRREARAMGYTLMPSETPIQPILLGDAWSAMALSRELEARGIWVTAIRPPTVPEGECRLRVTFSAAHTEAHLDRLLGALSDCRQLLSGSAA
- a CDS encoding alpha/beta fold hydrolase, with the protein product MRSGTRPLMLISGWGAPVSMIEPWVDGSTYDVTSVSLDTSSVGPSANVDELADRLMEGRDDRPLLVGWSLGGLVAMAMARRAPDRIRGVITVASTPCFVARDDWPTAMPPDTFDRFRQGLAQNASRQWRRFLGLMVHGLADDKAARQSLRPWLDAGPQTDDVTLGQTLEWLADTDQRDDWANPAVSTRHLFGERDALVPPACASAFGGNGGQVIRSMAHWPTGPALSQVVQEIEEFDHEHARQ
- the bioC gene encoding malonyl-ACP O-methyltransferase BioC, with translation MNMPVSDPMVSPSGSALRGRKSVIARDFGDAAASYDQAARLQRAMGQALIDRLPPDAVGCGRVLDLGCGTGYFLPVLQAHLHPQRLTGIDLSPGMLEYARRHRSVEADWLLADAESVPLPDASQDVVFSNLMIQWCADPEPVLRECRRLLRPGGWLLCSTLLDGTLAELAHAWETVDPGQPHVNDFESATDLRSKLAAVFPHGELHQRTLRLDYAHPADLLRELKALGAHHKAPGRRTSMTGATRIRQLYQHYPRASDGTAPASYEAGFLVARRGRD
- the bioD gene encoding dethiobiotin synthase; this encodes MAKHSFFVTGTDTGVGKTLVSATLLHAAAQAGLRTLAMKPIASGCETTPDGLRNEDALALQAAMTESLPYDQVNPIALEPAIAPHIAAQQAGRQLTAQRLVGLCRGLQMRPADLMLIEGAGGWRVPLNDRETYARVPQELGVPVILVVPLQLGCINHALLSVEAIHRDGLKVAGWVANRISPEPMSMEPENLDYLKSHMPAPLLGELPWQEEPDARALAKCIHLQNLIEI